In one Bdellovibrio sp. ArHS genomic region, the following are encoded:
- a CDS encoding DUF5522 domain-containing protein, producing MGIDHIDELHRKACEEGKDTYKDPETGYLVFTEIYHQRRGSCCNSGCRHCPYKSDEQTKNKTAHLKPAH from the coding sequence ATGGGAATTGATCATATTGATGAACTTCATCGCAAAGCTTGCGAGGAAGGAAAAGACACTTATAAAGATCCGGAAACTGGTTATCTCGTATTCACGGAAATCTATCACCAACGTCGCGGTTCTTGTTGCAATTCAGGCTGCCGTCATTGTCCTTATAAAAGCGACGAACAAACAAAAAATAAGACAGCACATCTGAAGCCTGCTCATTAG
- a CDS encoding microtubule-binding protein translates to MSFNYNKSKDHNSQDSFWTSYSDLFLGLSTIFLLLYVTASLRTGTEGLRSQIENQKLSIKVEELEHQLKMYESVKNDYLANQATKDEAQEYQELMDKLTLLQEDAKSEKDRLVQEALENEKKVKALNKYQQMVRNVLNANKMAKSKIVNRDDLIKEQDVEIETQETQIADLNKDIQDKKQLIAQGELKIRQTQAVLQKRVNDLRAAYKMNKITKNLFEQKMAQARAESQQKVQQLAQVNAQYQSQLQEATTQLGQAQGELTKTQGLLAKKEGEVAGLSGQLAETKAQAQARLAAAEARAQAERMAGAQRAAALQGALQETQGQLAKAKAEIEARKMVAGEIQRGFAKAGVKADIDMQTGDVVLDFGQAYFDSDSDRLKAEMKGVLEKAMPIYSKSLFGNPKVSDKISAVEVIGFASPTYQGRFIDPQSSKPEDKAAIKYNMDLSYRRANSIFSYMLDQQNVSFAHQKELLGLMKVSGRSFLEVMKVQNRNVASAAEFCKQNDCKKAQRVIIRFSMDQKK, encoded by the coding sequence ATGTCTTTTAATTACAACAAGAGTAAAGACCATAATTCGCAAGACAGTTTTTGGACGTCGTATTCGGACTTGTTCTTGGGTTTAAGCACGATCTTCCTGTTGCTTTATGTGACTGCGAGTTTACGTACGGGAACTGAAGGGTTGCGAAGTCAGATTGAGAATCAAAAGCTATCCATCAAAGTCGAAGAGCTGGAGCATCAATTGAAGATGTATGAATCAGTCAAGAACGATTATCTGGCTAATCAGGCCACGAAGGACGAAGCGCAAGAGTATCAGGAGCTTATGGATAAGCTCACTCTCTTGCAAGAAGACGCCAAGTCCGAAAAGGATCGCTTGGTGCAAGAGGCTTTGGAAAACGAAAAGAAAGTCAAAGCACTTAATAAGTACCAACAGATGGTGCGCAATGTTCTTAACGCCAATAAGATGGCGAAGTCTAAAATAGTCAATCGGGATGACTTGATTAAAGAACAAGACGTTGAAATTGAAACACAAGAAACGCAGATTGCCGATCTGAATAAGGATATTCAGGACAAAAAACAACTTATCGCTCAGGGCGAGCTTAAAATTCGTCAGACGCAGGCTGTGTTGCAGAAACGGGTGAACGATCTTCGCGCCGCTTACAAAATGAACAAGATCACGAAGAACTTGTTCGAACAAAAGATGGCGCAGGCGCGAGCTGAAAGTCAGCAAAAGGTGCAACAGCTGGCGCAAGTGAACGCTCAATATCAGTCCCAGCTGCAAGAGGCGACAACGCAGTTAGGCCAAGCTCAAGGGGAACTGACGAAAACCCAAGGACTTTTAGCTAAGAAAGAAGGAGAAGTGGCCGGTCTTAGTGGGCAATTGGCAGAAACCAAAGCCCAAGCGCAGGCACGCCTGGCCGCCGCCGAAGCCCGGGCCCAGGCCGAGCGTATGGCCGGAGCCCAAAGAGCCGCGGCCCTGCAAGGGGCTTTGCAGGAAACCCAAGGACAGCTGGCCAAGGCCAAGGCTGAAATTGAAGCGCGCAAAATGGTGGCCGGAGAAATTCAACGGGGTTTCGCCAAAGCGGGTGTGAAAGCCGACATTGATATGCAAACGGGGGATGTGGTTCTGGATTTCGGTCAAGCCTACTTCGATAGTGACTCGGACCGCCTGAAAGCGGAAATGAAGGGCGTGCTTGAAAAGGCCATGCCGATTTATTCGAAGTCTCTTTTTGGCAATCCCAAGGTCTCTGACAAGATTTCGGCGGTGGAAGTGATTGGCTTTGCCTCACCCACGTATCAGGGGCGTTTTATCGACCCGCAAAGTAGCAAACCCGAAGATAAAGCCGCAATCAAATACAACATGGATCTTAGCTATCGTCGCGCTAATTCCATTTTCAGCTATATGCTGGATCAACAGAATGTCTCGTTTGCACACCAAAAGGAACTTTTGGGTTTGATGAAGGTTTCGGGACGCAGCTTTCTTGAAGTGATGAAGGTGCAAAACAGAAATGTCGCGTCGGCGGCAGAGTTTTGTAAACAGAACGACTGCAAAAAAGCGCAGCGAGTGATCATTCGTTTTAGTATGGATCAAAAGAAATAG